A window of Streptomyces marispadix contains these coding sequences:
- a CDS encoding bifunctional DNA primase/polymerase, which translates to MMSKRGIQWLSASADDPEACREHWAADPRAPYPLSAGRYFDVVSVAQRVGLETFEQLTRHNMPMGPVMMDRSARRTGFFLPSGQRERFARMVLNETTDALSYRYLDEGSVIVAPGPMPLSADRYAWLRAPTRRPEATPARVAALAVMLVATSALVDRADQYERERVDLEATLGKPQGQLSAMSPEVARER; encoded by the coding sequence ATGATGAGCAAGCGCGGCATCCAATGGCTGTCCGCCTCCGCGGACGACCCGGAGGCGTGCCGTGAACACTGGGCCGCCGACCCGCGTGCACCGTACCCGCTCTCGGCTGGCCGCTACTTCGACGTGGTCTCGGTCGCCCAGCGAGTCGGACTGGAGACCTTCGAGCAGTTGACGCGCCACAACATGCCTATGGGGCCCGTCATGATGGACCGCTCAGCGCGGCGAACCGGCTTCTTTCTGCCCTCCGGTCAGCGCGAACGCTTCGCCCGCATGGTGTTGAACGAGACGACCGATGCCCTCTCCTACCGCTATCTGGACGAAGGCTCAGTGATCGTCGCCCCTGGCCCGATGCCGCTCAGCGCCGACCGATACGCCTGGCTCCGTGCTCCAACGAGGCGTCCAGAGGCCACGCCTGCGCGAGTCGCGGCGCTTGCGGTAATGCTCGTAGCCACATCCGCTCTGGTCGACCGTGCCGATCAGTACGAGCGGGAGCGCGTGGACCTGGAGGCAACGCTCGGGAAGCCGCAAGGCCAACTGAGCGCGATGTCGCCGGAGGTAGCTCGTGAACGCTGA
- a CDS encoding SMODS-associated NUDIX domain-containing protein: MTRFIIYQILFLASLTLAFAAHGSTVGNLASGAVISLSIPVLDGLIANRITMRHLWYSVRYAGKDVRISAAYLFRIKIDDKYLLVKGRRFAQIQPVGGVYKVSSSGTVFLTSINAQDDSLIPFDSQSGNDLRIYIKGSQIPKFYKWFNERSGREDSPWREFYEELIGTGILSQEVFPYVFQDYVKREVDPIRYSEHAESLEILIADVYELLPTPAQEAELRQLANTDLPDVTWVAEETIRRRGVLPDRTVLNVAQHARRIV; this comes from the coding sequence GTGACAAGGTTCATTATTTACCAAATTCTCTTTCTTGCCTCATTGACTCTGGCGTTTGCGGCTCACGGTTCCACTGTGGGTAATCTAGCCAGCGGCGCTGTCATCAGTCTCTCGATTCCGGTACTTGATGGACTTATAGCTAACCGCATCACCATGCGTCATCTCTGGTATTCGGTTCGCTATGCAGGAAAGGATGTGAGAATATCCGCTGCATACCTCTTTAGGATCAAGATTGATGACAAGTACTTACTAGTCAAAGGTCGTCGCTTCGCGCAAATCCAGCCCGTGGGTGGCGTTTACAAGGTCTCTTCATCTGGGACAGTTTTCCTTACTAGTATCAATGCACAAGATGACTCGTTAATCCCTTTCGACAGTCAAAGTGGTAACGACCTTAGAATATACATCAAAGGCTCGCAGATTCCTAAATTCTATAAATGGTTTAACGAGCGTTCGGGGCGTGAGGATTCACCATGGCGCGAGTTTTACGAGGAGCTAATCGGTACGGGGATACTGTCACAAGAAGTGTTTCCCTACGTCTTTCAGGATTACGTTAAGCGAGAGGTTGATCCAATCAGATACAGCGAGCACGCTGAATCGCTTGAGATCTTGATTGCGGATGTATATGAACTATTGCCGACTCCAGCTCAGGAGGCTGAACTCCGGCAACTCGCTAATACAGATCTCCCGGACGTGACCTGGGTGGCAGAAGAGACCATCCGGCGACGCGGAGTATTGCCCGACAGAACAGTCTTGAACGTGGCACAGCACGCTCGCCGTATTGTCTAG
- a CDS encoding RNA-directed DNA polymerase encodes MGQSTQRSRFLDRAAGRLWVVEGRLDLPDVINFSDLKPFWADYRPEIQRYLADSHYLPDHIELVEHPKGYIATRPLARLSVQDRLIYETLAFEAADAINSMLSKSVFNHRSRRQSVHSVEDWKRMRKKARDFLTRDKNLLMARTDIVSFYEHIDTGVLAMDLTAAGVSDEVVGQLQSFLEGFERQCHTWGLPQGSAASGILANAYLLPVDNFIQQFDTQFLRYSDDIYIFDSNEERLRSILLQVNRAFRTRRLNMSAAKTTIFTRNAAERYLDDMQKDLIMYDLGLGKRSALEDLRHLFHSAVNETPANERDIKFSLPPLGRKNDDFAFPWAIDNLKSWHHLSPRLLRYLESLPGKRKDLQVTLEGILERVPTIDYPFLERNLFETATRCGLLSETIRANAWMVLRDRNRSSYPREFAARYIGRLGTPNDGQLLKMEYEGESHIDVRRALLVAMYEADYMPTGLLKSLQNSSTMLKWTAKYLHRQPEIPFPKF; translated from the coding sequence GTGGGGCAGAGCACACAGCGCAGTCGTTTCCTCGATCGGGCCGCTGGCCGTCTATGGGTAGTCGAAGGTCGCCTTGATCTTCCTGACGTAATTAATTTTAGTGACTTAAAACCCTTTTGGGCAGATTACCGGCCCGAGATACAGAGATATCTTGCGGACTCCCACTACCTGCCAGACCACATTGAACTTGTCGAGCACCCCAAGGGCTATATAGCTACACGCCCACTGGCTAGACTTTCCGTTCAAGATCGTCTTATATATGAGACATTGGCATTCGAAGCCGCGGATGCCATCAACTCCATGTTGTCGAAATCAGTATTTAATCACCGATCTCGACGCCAATCAGTGCATTCAGTCGAGGACTGGAAGCGGATGCGCAAGAAGGCGCGCGACTTCCTCACTCGTGACAAAAATCTGCTGATGGCAAGAACTGATATTGTGTCGTTTTACGAGCATATCGACACAGGTGTACTGGCGATGGATTTGACAGCTGCCGGTGTCAGTGACGAAGTAGTAGGCCAACTCCAGAGTTTCCTTGAAGGCTTCGAGCGACAATGCCACACCTGGGGCCTTCCCCAGGGTTCGGCCGCTTCGGGGATATTGGCCAATGCCTATCTCCTGCCGGTCGACAATTTCATCCAGCAGTTTGATACTCAATTCTTGCGTTACTCGGACGACATATACATATTCGACTCGAATGAAGAGAGACTGCGTTCAATACTCCTACAGGTCAACCGAGCCTTTAGGACGCGACGACTCAATATGTCGGCCGCCAAGACCACCATATTTACACGCAACGCCGCGGAGCGATACCTAGACGACATGCAAAAGGATTTGATCATGTACGACCTAGGACTAGGGAAGCGCTCGGCGCTGGAAGACCTGCGCCACCTTTTCCATTCAGCGGTGAATGAAACACCCGCAAATGAAAGGGATATCAAGTTCTCACTACCTCCCCTGGGGAGAAAGAATGATGATTTCGCTTTCCCGTGGGCTATCGACAATCTTAAGAGTTGGCATCATCTGTCTCCCCGCCTACTGCGATACTTGGAGAGCCTTCCTGGAAAACGGAAGGATCTACAAGTGACATTGGAAGGAATACTCGAGCGGGTACCTACAATCGACTACCCATTTCTAGAGCGCAACCTATTCGAAACTGCGACTCGGTGCGGACTCCTTTCCGAGACAATACGAGCGAACGCTTGGATGGTGCTCCGCGACCGCAACAGAAGTAGCTACCCTCGTGAATTTGCAGCCAGATACATAGGAAGGCTTGGAACTCCCAACGATGGCCAACTCCTCAAGATGGAGTACGAAGGAGAGTCCCACATTGACGTACGCCGCGCTCTCCTAGTGGCGATGTATGAGGCCGACTACATGCCCACTGGATTGCTCAAAAGCCTTCAGAACTCTTCTACGATGCTTAAATGGACCGCCAAATACTTGCATCGTCAACCCGAAATCCCTTTCCCTAAGTTCTAG
- a CDS encoding AAA family ATPase, whose translation MQGREQVQLQFFHADRLANDAVRLRDPHRLIESVTKLCFACFFLARSGTYATPEVRRAALELAEKCSAGVRIPRFIRVGLRTRLEETKTDSADWLSFLGPGFDAAKVEDILKDAKIMGSRKDLFILPDHDRLEDIESAADLLAIAASAQQEQANRLSLSVAYDRSDSEARIKLVELFGIRGAPGSLKIPFLLKKEPVSSLIFGENGTGKSTIVDAVEFALQGRIGRSTLYDSPVSPALRSFSRDSGNWSMVELSDGTQVRREVVTNAGGAIAADPLTVRPGFRLAPITIRRADLLRFLDTGALSRGTILLDYFPASAETLAIRPDEAAHRLEATLTELRIRRTAYAERLAPLLGVHPADVDGREGFGKVVQKRVYKEQTPHSFQQNGGWERMDPELARVIRNLFQVHSEMRSIKKQIAAKDNLLNPVLHRDQVDLLKVALQGVGDEVTQAFTEICREHPVERIDILFGRSGPLSLDIRVGLIDGRSCFPQQIFSEAYRDLLALLFFTSVAKKAAEHGQARILILDDVLQSVDAGVRQDFVNHLLRNFQDWQLIFTVHDRLWMERLRSLFNVHEHRFVEHQIRSWHSFEGPILQPPGVDVLSKDLLLMLNHGEPDGIVGRAGPLLENLCRELCARFGLMVPYRRDGRHMLADLWSATESSLRNTRLEPQIRNLAADRSLRNLAAHSDPKVLQLSMNEALHFGRAVLDLYSEIRCPNCRRWVNEGKGCGSQSCISNIKL comes from the coding sequence GTGCAAGGTCGAGAGCAGGTTCAGCTACAATTCTTTCACGCTGATCGCCTGGCGAACGATGCTGTAAGGCTTCGTGACCCACATCGGTTGATTGAATCCGTGACTAAACTTTGCTTTGCTTGCTTCTTCCTTGCCCGGAGCGGCACATATGCCACACCAGAGGTTAGGCGCGCTGCTTTAGAGTTGGCCGAAAAATGCAGCGCAGGCGTCAGAATACCTCGTTTCATCCGTGTTGGGCTAAGGACAAGGCTGGAAGAAACCAAGACAGACTCGGCCGATTGGCTGAGCTTCCTTGGCCCCGGCTTCGACGCCGCCAAGGTGGAAGACATCCTTAAAGATGCCAAGATCATGGGATCTAGAAAGGATCTATTCATACTGCCAGATCACGATCGGCTAGAGGATATCGAGTCGGCCGCAGATCTCCTGGCCATTGCAGCCAGCGCGCAGCAGGAGCAAGCCAATCGCCTAAGTCTCAGTGTCGCCTACGACCGCTCAGACAGTGAAGCACGGATCAAATTAGTTGAGCTTTTTGGTATCAGAGGCGCCCCTGGGTCCCTAAAAATACCCTTCTTGTTGAAGAAGGAGCCCGTTTCTTCTTTGATTTTCGGCGAGAATGGCACTGGTAAATCCACTATTGTGGATGCGGTTGAGTTTGCCCTGCAAGGCAGAATTGGCCGTTCGACACTTTATGATTCACCCGTCTCGCCTGCGTTGCGCTCGTTCTCCAGAGACTCTGGTAATTGGTCTATGGTGGAACTCTCGGATGGCACTCAGGTTCGACGAGAAGTTGTCACCAATGCTGGCGGCGCTATTGCGGCTGACCCATTGACGGTGAGGCCAGGATTTCGTCTCGCCCCTATCACAATTCGAAGGGCCGATCTTCTCCGCTTCCTCGACACAGGCGCTCTGAGTCGAGGCACGATTCTACTGGACTACTTCCCCGCGAGCGCCGAGACATTGGCGATCCGTCCAGACGAAGCCGCACATCGCTTGGAAGCGACGCTGACGGAACTTCGTATTAGGCGAACTGCCTATGCCGAACGCCTTGCCCCCCTCCTAGGCGTCCACCCTGCTGATGTGGATGGTCGAGAAGGATTCGGCAAAGTAGTTCAGAAGAGGGTTTACAAGGAGCAGACCCCGCACAGTTTTCAGCAGAACGGGGGCTGGGAAAGGATGGATCCAGAGCTTGCTCGCGTGATCAGGAACCTATTTCAAGTTCACTCGGAGATGCGGAGCATTAAGAAGCAGATCGCGGCAAAAGACAATCTCCTGAACCCTGTCCTCCATCGAGATCAAGTTGATTTGCTGAAGGTTGCGTTGCAAGGGGTAGGGGACGAGGTAACTCAGGCTTTCACGGAGATTTGCCGGGAGCATCCTGTTGAACGAATTGATATCTTGTTTGGCAGGTCTGGTCCGCTGTCACTCGATATCCGCGTAGGGCTAATCGATGGGCGAAGTTGCTTCCCGCAACAAATCTTTTCGGAGGCCTACAGAGACCTGTTGGCCCTGCTTTTTTTCACGTCTGTCGCGAAAAAGGCAGCAGAGCACGGGCAGGCAAGGATCCTCATTCTGGATGATGTTCTACAAAGCGTGGACGCAGGTGTGCGACAGGACTTCGTCAACCATCTATTGCGCAACTTCCAAGATTGGCAGCTGATTTTTACCGTCCATGACCGGCTGTGGATGGAACGGTTGCGATCTCTATTCAATGTGCATGAGCACAGGTTCGTTGAGCATCAGATTAGGTCGTGGCATTCCTTTGAGGGCCCAATACTTCAGCCGCCAGGCGTGGATGTGCTTTCGAAAGATCTCCTACTTATGCTAAACCACGGTGAGCCGGACGGAATCGTGGGTCGCGCCGGTCCATTGCTAGAAAATTTGTGCAGAGAGCTTTGTGCCCGATTCGGCCTCATGGTCCCATACCGGAGAGACGGCCGACACATGCTTGCGGACCTTTGGTCTGCCACAGAGTCTTCGCTGCGAAACACTCGCCTTGAGCCACAAATTAGGAATCTAGCAGCCGATCGATCTTTGCGAAATTTGGCCGCCCATTCTGATCCTAAGGTGCTTCAGTTGAGCATGAATGAGGCCCTGCATTTCGGCAGGGCGGTATTGGACCTATATTCAGAAATTCGCTGTCCGAACTGTCGAAGGTGGGTCAACGAAGGGAAAGGGTGTGGATCGCAAAGCTGTATCTCTAATATCAAGTTGTAG
- a CDS encoding GntR family transcriptional regulator, with protein sequence MPTKKRSEQEQQPKYRAIADYLREGILNGTFPEGRPVPSEDKLAELFKVTRPTVRQGIAELRASGLVEVMAGRGAFVRSLHSRPSLTRPRGVRRTSEGKYVDADGISWTDAEPPTATRTDAPLALAELLRIPPGEPMFTYDVLQTADAGRLRQLHRTYVPFSVLAGTKYEETAPPPAPALYATLAEMGHELTFTEHVRARMPLPDQAKALHLGEGMPVFQLLRVATGNDSRPLALEELHLPGSDLDLIYDLTP encoded by the coding sequence ATGCCGACCAAGAAGCGCAGCGAGCAGGAGCAACAGCCCAAGTACCGTGCGATTGCTGACTACTTGCGCGAGGGCATCCTCAACGGCACGTTCCCGGAAGGCCGCCCTGTCCCCTCGGAGGACAAGCTCGCGGAACTGTTCAAGGTCACGCGGCCGACCGTGCGGCAAGGCATCGCGGAGCTCCGGGCGTCAGGGTTGGTCGAAGTGATGGCGGGACGAGGCGCGTTCGTCAGGTCGCTGCACAGCCGGCCGAGCCTCACACGGCCGCGCGGAGTGCGCCGCACCTCCGAGGGGAAGTACGTCGACGCCGACGGCATCAGTTGGACAGACGCCGAGCCGCCGACCGCGACCCGTACAGACGCCCCGCTCGCACTCGCCGAACTACTGCGCATCCCGCCGGGTGAGCCGATGTTCACGTACGACGTCTTGCAGACCGCCGACGCCGGCCGCCTGCGCCAACTCCACCGCACGTACGTGCCGTTCTCGGTACTGGCCGGAACCAAGTACGAGGAGACAGCGCCGCCGCCAGCCCCGGCGCTCTACGCCACCTTGGCCGAGATGGGACACGAACTCACCTTCACCGAGCACGTACGAGCGCGCATGCCCCTACCGGACCAGGCCAAGGCACTCCACCTCGGAGAAGGAATGCCGGTGTTCCAGCTCCTCCGAGTCGCAACCGGCAACGACAGCCGCCCGCTGGCACTCGAAGAGCTTCACCTGCCGGGCAGCGACTTGGACCTGATCTACGACCTCACGCCCTAA
- a CDS encoding SCO3933 family regulatory protein, which yields MAVLPIDTAKYTGIICAVPPAPRIADRETGRVRVDRDTGKTVYQVGLCLMSATSADVVNVSVPGEPAGVQNGVPVQVRDLVAVPWENEGRHGIAYRATEIKPLAATPSGKGTSQ from the coding sequence GTGGCAGTCCTGCCGATCGATACGGCGAAGTACACAGGGATCATCTGCGCCGTGCCGCCCGCCCCGCGCATCGCGGACCGCGAGACGGGGCGCGTGCGGGTGGACCGCGACACGGGCAAGACCGTCTACCAGGTCGGTCTGTGTCTGATGTCGGCCACGTCCGCTGACGTGGTCAACGTGAGTGTCCCCGGTGAGCCGGCCGGGGTTCAGAACGGCGTCCCGGTTCAGGTCCGGGATCTGGTCGCGGTGCCGTGGGAGAACGAGGGGCGGCACGGCATCGCTTACCGCGCCACCGAGATCAAGCCCCTTGCGGCTACCCCCAGCGGTAAGGGGACGAGCCAGTGA
- a CDS encoding FtsK/SpoIIIE domain-containing protein, translating to MHSAGSGWPSGVLVVAAALASGLLIAGPALRRHYPVVWWVCIGFPAACIRVVRTWRPLMAGCGLAISRRAALTVVSGLVGNGAPPPQPRVPRRGLVIPTRDGFRLLIRMLPGQVPEDFVKAAPAMAHDWEVHAVRVSTWRPGVVRVVASATDPLREPRIPRQRTPGRLLRVTVGVLETGAQWVMDLRQVPHWLIVGATRSGKSTLINALVAGLSRQRVALVGIDCKGGMELSLYGPRLSALATNRGQAVKLLRALVDLTLDRMTICREARVRNVWGLPEKQRPVPVVVIVDELAELFLVASRGEKGEAQAAATALIRLAQLGAALGVFLVVAGQRVGSDLGPGVTALRAQLGGRICHRVADPGTAEMALGDLNPDALHAAQSITPEQAGTAILASADGWDRARSHLVSEMEAEAIAAECAHLTPCVPELAEAVGATSAGPFTHIERLDSDE from the coding sequence ATGCACTCGGCCGGTAGCGGCTGGCCGAGTGGCGTGCTGGTGGTCGCCGCCGCGCTTGCGTCGGGCCTGCTTATCGCGGGCCCGGCCCTGCGCCGGCACTACCCGGTGGTCTGGTGGGTGTGCATCGGCTTCCCTGCCGCATGCATACGCGTCGTACGGACCTGGCGCCCTCTGATGGCCGGATGTGGCCTGGCGATCAGCCGTAGGGCCGCGCTGACGGTGGTCTCCGGCCTCGTCGGCAACGGTGCCCCGCCGCCTCAACCGCGCGTACCGCGACGGGGGTTGGTGATTCCCACACGCGACGGCTTCCGTCTCCTCATACGCATGCTGCCCGGTCAGGTGCCGGAGGACTTCGTCAAGGCGGCTCCGGCCATGGCGCATGACTGGGAGGTCCATGCGGTCCGCGTGAGCACATGGAGGCCGGGTGTTGTACGGGTCGTCGCCTCGGCAACGGACCCGTTGAGGGAGCCGCGCATACCGCGACAGCGAACGCCTGGGCGTCTGCTTCGCGTCACTGTGGGCGTCCTGGAGACCGGCGCTCAGTGGGTCATGGATCTCCGGCAAGTCCCGCACTGGCTGATTGTGGGCGCGACTCGTTCCGGAAAGTCCACGCTGATCAACGCCCTGGTCGCAGGTCTCTCGCGACAGCGAGTGGCGCTGGTCGGTATCGACTGCAAGGGCGGGATGGAGCTTTCGCTCTACGGGCCTCGGCTGTCGGCGCTGGCGACCAACCGCGGGCAGGCAGTGAAACTGCTTCGTGCGCTGGTCGACCTGACCTTGGACCGAATGACGATCTGCCGCGAAGCACGTGTACGGAACGTGTGGGGACTGCCGGAGAAGCAGCGTCCGGTCCCGGTCGTCGTCATCGTCGACGAGCTGGCGGAGCTGTTCCTCGTTGCGAGCCGGGGTGAGAAGGGCGAAGCGCAGGCAGCGGCAACAGCGCTCATCCGGCTCGCTCAACTCGGTGCCGCGCTCGGGGTGTTCCTCGTCGTGGCCGGGCAACGGGTCGGCTCTGATCTCGGACCCGGCGTGACAGCGCTAAGGGCGCAACTCGGCGGCCGGATATGTCACCGAGTGGCCGACCCGGGCACGGCAGAGATGGCTCTCGGCGACCTCAATCCGGACGCCCTGCATGCGGCTCAGTCCATCACCCCGGAGCAAGCCGGCACGGCGATCCTCGCCTCGGCGGACGGGTGGGACCGCGCTCGATCCCATCTGGTCTCCGAGATGGAGGCGGAAGCTATCGCGGCCGAGTGCGCCCATCTGACGCCGTGCGTACCGGAGTTGGCGGAAGCCGTCGGCGCCACCTCAGCCGGACCGTTCACGCACATCGAACGACTCGACAGCGACGAATGA
- a CDS encoding replication initiator, protein MTAHHVAGLLDRATRPDFDAWRRHIVRLGGCTNPVHLIGRSVLVDTATGEALHEVGLDGADGRLVTTCGNRRATVCPACSRVYRADTYQLIRAGLAGGKDVPKEVDAHPRVFATLTAPGFGAVHSHRERDGRRLACRPRRAGERCPHGAFVGCHLRHVEHDPRLGEPLCARCYDYAGAVLWQAQAGELWHRFTLELRRELARMVGLSRTDFANSARLSYAKVAEYQRRGLVHFHAVIRLDGPEGPEMGPPGWATTDVLSPAVRQAAERVRVLAVGSDVVGRRLLRFGPQVDVRPVTSADIGGLSSAAVAAYIAKYATKGAESAGAVDRRIYRSSDLAELPVRDHTLRMIGTCWWLGGLEPFEPLRLRRWAHMLGYRGHFSTKSRRYSTTLTTLRNARTEHRAEEQRQRLGLTDRSTALVGDWRYAGRGYSAEAALIAASLREGGGGHGT, encoded by the coding sequence ATGACCGCACACCACGTCGCCGGCCTTCTCGACCGTGCCACCCGACCCGACTTCGACGCATGGCGCCGACACATCGTCCGGCTCGGCGGGTGCACGAATCCCGTGCACCTCATCGGTCGGTCGGTACTCGTCGATACGGCAACCGGGGAAGCCCTGCACGAAGTCGGTCTGGACGGTGCCGACGGTCGGCTGGTGACAACTTGCGGCAACCGCCGAGCCACTGTGTGCCCCGCCTGCTCACGCGTCTACCGCGCGGACACGTATCAACTGATCCGTGCCGGGCTGGCGGGTGGGAAGGATGTGCCGAAAGAAGTGGACGCGCACCCGCGGGTGTTCGCCACTCTGACGGCTCCGGGCTTCGGCGCGGTCCACTCTCACCGCGAAAGGGACGGTCGCCGTCTGGCCTGTCGTCCCCGCCGGGCGGGGGAGAGGTGCCCACACGGGGCCTTCGTCGGCTGTCATCTGCGGCATGTGGAGCATGATCCGCGGCTCGGCGAACCGCTCTGCGCTCGTTGCTACGACTACGCGGGCGCAGTGCTCTGGCAGGCGCAGGCGGGGGAGTTGTGGCACCGGTTCACGCTGGAGCTGCGTCGGGAACTCGCCCGCATGGTCGGGCTGTCCCGTACGGACTTCGCGAACTCGGCTCGACTCTCGTACGCCAAAGTCGCGGAGTACCAGCGGCGGGGCTTGGTCCACTTCCATGCCGTGATCCGCCTCGACGGTCCGGAAGGGCCGGAGATGGGGCCGCCTGGGTGGGCGACAACGGATGTGCTGTCGCCGGCAGTTCGGCAAGCCGCCGAACGTGTCAGAGTTCTGGCAGTCGGGTCGGACGTCGTAGGCCGACGGCTGCTGCGTTTCGGACCGCAGGTCGACGTACGGCCTGTGACGTCGGCCGACATCGGCGGCCTGTCGTCGGCTGCCGTCGCTGCCTACATCGCCAAGTACGCGACGAAGGGAGCCGAGAGCGCCGGCGCTGTAGACCGACGCATCTACCGGTCTTCCGACCTGGCCGAGCTACCCGTGCGAGACCACACGCTGCGCATGATCGGCACGTGCTGGTGGCTCGGCGGGCTGGAGCCCTTCGAGCCGCTACGGCTGCGCCGCTGGGCGCACATGCTCGGCTATCGGGGTCACTTCTCGACCAAGTCACGCCGCTACTCGACCACGTTGACGACGCTGCGCAACGCCCGCACCGAGCATCGCGCGGAGGAACAGCGGCAGAGGCTCGGCCTGACTGATCGCTCGACCGCTCTCGTCGGCGACTGGCGCTACGCAGGTCGCGGCTACAGCGCGGAGGCTGCCCTCATCGCCGCTTCGCTACGTGAGGGGGGTGGCGGGCATGGCACGTAG
- a CDS encoding helix-turn-helix transcriptional regulator — MARSRSELLTVREVLDELGGVSRRTFYRWRELRIAPRCIRLPNGELRVRRDALDDWLKDRAEGAV, encoded by the coding sequence ATGGCACGTAGCAGAAGCGAACTCCTCACGGTCCGAGAGGTCCTGGACGAGCTGGGTGGAGTGTCGCGGCGCACCTTCTACCGCTGGCGCGAACTGCGTATCGCTCCGCGCTGCATACGGCTGCCCAACGGCGAACTTCGCGTACGACGCGATGCGCTGGACGACTGGCTCAAGGACAGGGCGGAGGGGGCCGTATGA
- a CDS encoding tyrosine-type recombinase/integrase — translation MKSYKVSVWKLSANRSAKKPTYLARWSVDGQPFHETYKTKALADRFRAKLLRAVDKGEPFDTVTGLPDSLRSGKAALSLLELAVKYVDHRWPTSSAKQRDSMTDALAVAVPALTRAVRSRPEPPVLRRAIRSYLLPTPRRTRERPEEIEGAAQWLERASLPVAELTDVDRVHTLVDALGRKLDGKPAANQTYRRRRAVTYNALEYAVELDLLAANPLDKVRRKRGQRPVQEVDNRVVVNPRQARELLTAVTYVGGWERASGRRLRAFFGCLYYAAMRPGEALGLRDGDCDLPETGWGRLTVEETRPSVGKSWTDSGEAHDRRGLKQRSPGEVRIVPIPPPLVRMLHEHLEEFGTADDGRIFASERGNVVASSSYYRVWRQTRELGLQPDQVGTVLAAKPYDLRHACVSQWLNSGVPAPEVARRAYHSVEVLLKIYAKCIDGQEEEMNDRIMRGLQEI, via the coding sequence ATGAAGTCGTACAAGGTCTCCGTCTGGAAGCTCAGCGCGAACCGTTCCGCCAAGAAGCCCACGTACTTGGCTCGTTGGTCCGTGGACGGCCAGCCATTCCACGAGACGTACAAGACGAAGGCACTTGCGGATCGCTTTCGGGCCAAGCTCCTTCGAGCCGTCGACAAGGGCGAACCCTTTGACACGGTGACGGGCCTGCCCGATTCGCTGCGCAGCGGCAAGGCAGCGCTGAGCCTGCTGGAGCTTGCAGTGAAGTATGTGGATCACCGGTGGCCCACCTCGTCAGCGAAGCAGCGCGACAGCATGACCGATGCCTTGGCTGTTGCGGTCCCGGCCCTGACCAGAGCAGTTCGGAGTCGACCTGAGCCGCCGGTGCTTCGCCGGGCAATTCGTTCCTACCTGCTGCCCACTCCGCGACGTACACGAGAGAGGCCGGAGGAGATCGAGGGAGCTGCCCAGTGGTTGGAGCGGGCATCCCTGCCTGTCGCTGAGCTGACTGACGTCGACCGTGTCCACACGCTCGTGGATGCCTTGGGTCGGAAGCTCGACGGGAAGCCGGCGGCCAATCAGACCTACCGGCGGCGTCGAGCCGTGACATACAACGCGCTCGAATATGCGGTGGAGCTAGACCTGTTGGCGGCCAACCCGCTCGACAAGGTTCGGCGGAAGCGCGGTCAACGACCCGTGCAGGAAGTCGACAACCGCGTTGTGGTGAACCCCCGACAAGCGCGGGAACTGCTCACCGCGGTCACGTACGTCGGGGGCTGGGAGCGGGCTTCCGGCCGGCGGCTGAGGGCGTTCTTCGGGTGCCTGTACTACGCGGCAATGCGTCCCGGCGAAGCTCTTGGTCTCCGAGATGGTGACTGCGATCTGCCGGAAACGGGGTGGGGACGCCTCACAGTGGAGGAGACCCGGCCTTCCGTCGGAAAATCCTGGACTGATTCGGGTGAGGCGCACGACCGGCGCGGACTCAAGCAGCGCAGCCCGGGTGAGGTACGTATCGTGCCGATCCCTCCGCCACTGGTGCGCATGCTGCATGAGCACCTGGAGGAGTTCGGCACGGCCGACGACGGCCGGATCTTCGCGAGTGAGCGCGGCAACGTCGTCGCGTCCTCGTCGTACTACCGCGTCTGGCGACAGACCCGAGAACTGGGGCTCCAGCCGGACCAAGTTGGCACGGTGCTGGCGGCCAAGCCGTACGACCTGCGGCACGCCTGCGTCTCCCAGTGGCTCAACTCCGGTGTCCCTGCTCCCGAGGTTGCCCGACGAGCTTACCACTCGGTGGAGGTTCTGCTCAAGATCTACGCCAAGTGCATCGACGGCCAAGAGGAGGAGATGAACGACCGGATCATGAGGGGACTGCAAGAGATCTGA